Within Desulfobacter sp., the genomic segment CAGGCGCGAAAGACACGGATTGCGCTATTTGACAATTTAGACGCTGCCGGGGAATACGCAGGAGAAAAAATCGCCCAGGGCTATTCCCGGATTTCGGTAATTCATACCCGGGAGTACCTGCTGGAGTCCAACAAAAGACTGCTTGATATCGATTTTGATGCCGGCCTGGAATACATCGTCATGGCAGTCAAATAGAGTTGCCACCCCAATTTTCGAACAGGAGAATTATCCATGGATTTCAAAAGCAAAAAAGCGGATCAGCCCATCACGGAAGATGCATTTGCCCATGCCGCAGAGGACCTGGCCTGCGACATTGCCGCCATCAAGGCTGTAGCAGAAGTGGAATCCAGGGGAGACGGTTTTCTGGATGACGGCCGCCCCAAAATATTGTTCGAACGGCATAAATTCCGGAACATCACACGGGGCAGGTACAACGGCAGCCACCCGGAAATCAGCGGTCCTCCGGGCAACTACAGCGGGGGGGCAAAAGAGTACGAGCGGCTTGAGCAGGCCATGGCGCTTGACCGTGAAGCAGCCCTGCTCTCCGCTTCTTGGGGGAAATTCCAGATCATGGGATTCAACCACCAGGTCTGCGGATTCAATGATATCGAGGCCTTTGTCGCGGCCATGGTCGAATCCGAAAACAGCCACCTTGAAGCATTTGTGGGATTTGTGGAAGCCAATCATCTGGACCGGCACCTGCGTGCCCTGGACTGGGCCAGATTCGCCAGGGGATACAATGGTCCCGCCTACCGAAAAAACAACTATCATGTCAAAATAGCCCAGGCATATGAAAAATACGCCAGCCAGGCCCCGGCCGATCCCGGCAGTCCGGTCCCGGAAACGCCCTCTGAATTCAGGATATCATCCGTGGGGGACCTGCAGACGGCATTGGACGATCTGGGCATCTCCCCGGGTATTATCGACAACAAGATGGGCCCGGACACCCGGTCAGCCATTGAAGCCTTCCAGCGGTTTGCCCGCCTGCCCGTAACGGGTGCCTTTGACGCCCCGGTCAGGGCAGCGGTCCAGGCCGCGTACCATATGCGCAGAAAACTGCTGTCTCCAAACGGATAAGATTGCAATGCCGCAGCGGCACTGATGGTGCCCGGGGGACAAAGATGTCCGCCCCCGATAAATTATGCCCGGAACCGCCAAAGGGTCGGATTGCCATTCCAAAAAACACTCAAATTATGAAAAATTGTACCTTGGTACGATGTTTTTTTGAAAAATAAGGGCTATTCATATAACCATATAAATAGAAGGTAACCAAACCGACAGACCGGACAGTGTGAGATAAAGGAGAAAAACATGGCCACAGCAGGAATCATCCAATCCGTTAAAG encodes:
- a CDS encoding DUF3380 domain-containing protein — protein: MDFKSKKADQPITEDAFAHAAEDLACDIAAIKAVAEVESRGDGFLDDGRPKILFERHKFRNITRGRYNGSHPEISGPPGNYSGGAKEYERLEQAMALDREAALLSASWGKFQIMGFNHQVCGFNDIEAFVAAMVESENSHLEAFVGFVEANHLDRHLRALDWARFARGYNGPAYRKNNYHVKIAQAYEKYASQAPADPGSPVPETPSEFRISSVGDLQTALDDLGISPGIIDNKMGPDTRSAIEAFQRFARLPVTGAFDAPVRAAVQAAYHMRRKLLSPNG